Part of the Lysobacter enzymogenes genome is shown below.
CCGCGAAACCACAGCCCTTGCGCAGGTTTCGTCGTAGTTGAGTTTTCGCGGTCGCGACTTGCGTCGCTCCTACAGTCGGATACCAACCTTTCGGGTCTAGGGTTGCCTGTGGCGAGTTCGCAGCGGCGGGGGAAGCAAAGAGCAGCGGCAGTCGCAACAACAAAATGGGTTCCGGCTTTCGCCGGAACCCTTTTTGATTTCCCCTCGACGCAAGCGACGACGCAGGCAAACGCCGCGTGACAGCCTGCACCCGCCGCCGAACGCCCCGCCGCCTCAACCCGCCGCAGGCGAAGGCGCCAGACTCGCGCCGAACTCGCGCATCGCCTGCGCAGTCGCCGGATCGGCGGGGAAGAAGGTTTCGATCGCCAGCTCGGCCAACGTCACGTCCATCGGCGTGCCGAACACCGTGGTCGTGCTGATGAAGGACAACTCGCCGAACGGCGTGCGCATGCGGCACGGCACCGCGACGTGCGCGGCGCCGGTCAGTTCGGCCGGGTCGTAGTCGGTCGGTGCCGGGTAGGCTTCGAGTTCGGCGTACAGCGCTTCCAGCACCGGGTCGCCGCTGGTTTCGATCTGATGGCGCAGCCGGTGCAGGATGTGCGCGCGCCATTCGCCGAAGTTGAGGATGCTCGGCGCCATGCCCTCGGGATGCAGCGCGGCGCGCAGCACGTTGGCCGGGCGCGCGAGCAGGTGTCCGGCCACGCCGGCCAGCATCGGCGCCAGCGCGCGGTTGTGCTGGATCAGGTTCCAGTGCCGGTCCACCGCCAGCGCCGGGTGCGGTTCGTGCGCGTACAGCACCAGTTCGACCGCGGCATAGGCCTCGCGCATCGCCGGGTGGTCGAGCGGACGTTCGGCGTAGATCGGCGCCAGGCCGGCGGCGGTCATCAAGGCGTTGCGCTCGCGCAAGGGCACGTCCAGGCGGTCGGCCAGGCGCAGCAGCATCGCCCGGCTCGGCAGCGAGCGGCCGGTCTCGATGAAGCTGACGTGGCGGGTGGAGATCTCGGCCATTTCGGCCAGATCGAACTGGGTCAGGCGGCGGCGCTGGCGCCATTGGCGCAGCAGTTCGCCCACGGAGGCGGAATCGTTCATGCGGCCACCTTAGCCCAGCCGCGCCGGCGCCGGCATTACCTGCCAGGTAATCGACCCGCCGCGCGCGCCGCGGTGTGATGGCGGCGTCCAAAACGAACGCACTCACGACAGGAGAACGCAATGGCCATCGTCATCGAACGCAATCCCGCCCACTTCCTTCGCCGCGTGGTCCAGGCCGACCTCGCCGTATCCGCCGCCGCCGGCGCGCTGCAACTGGCCGCGGCCGAACCGCTGGCGCGGCTGACCGCGATCGACGCTGGAATGCTGCGCGGCTCGGGCCTGGTGTTGATGGGCTGGGTCGCATTTCTCGGCTGGGCGCTGAGCCGGCCCGCGATCAGCGCACCGATGGTGCGCACGATGATCGGCGTCAACCTCGCCTGGATCGCCGCCTCGCTGCTGGTGTGGCTGGAAGGCGCGATCGCGCCGAATCCGCTCGGCGTGGCCTACCTGCTGGCGCAGGCGGCGGTGGTGGCGGTGTTCGCCGACCTGCAGTACTTCGGCCTGCGCCGGCAGCGGCGCGGTTGAGCGGCGATGTCTGCGACCGGGGCGAATCCGGATGTGCGCGCGGCCTCGCCGCCGGCCGCGGCGCGCGGCGTGCCGCGCAACCTGCCGGCGCGCTGCGCGTGGTGTCCGGACCTGAT
Proteins encoded:
- a CDS encoding helix-turn-helix domain-containing protein, encoding MNDSASVGELLRQWRQRRRLTQFDLAEMAEISTRHVSFIETGRSLPSRAMLLRLADRLDVPLRERNALMTAAGLAPIYAERPLDHPAMREAYAAVELVLYAHEPHPALAVDRHWNLIQHNRALAPMLAGVAGHLLARPANVLRAALHPEGMAPSILNFGEWRAHILHRLRHQIETSGDPVLEALYAELEAYPAPTDYDPAELTGAAHVAVPCRMRTPFGELSFISTTTVFGTPMDVTLAELAIETFFPADPATAQAMREFGASLAPSPAAG